The sequence CACCGGCGGAGAAGGTGGCGCAGTTCGAGGCGATCCGGGAGCGGTTTAAGCTGAGGTGAACCGCCGGCGGAGATTCGGGTGAATACGCAGTCCGGTCCCTCTCCCATGTACTCATGGGAGAGGTTAGGTGACGGTGATTTGTTCTTCCGAATGTCATCAGCAGATCAAAATCACCCTCACCTAACCTCTCCCGGATTACCAGGAGAGGGACCGGAGAGACCGCGACAGATGAATCCGTCGTTGCCGCCATCTTCTGCACCTCGCGACGCGTCGGCCGTTGTCGACTCCTCGCGCTTCACCCGCGATGAAATGCGGCGGGTTGGCACCGCCACCCTCATGCTCGTGGTGGGGGGATACGCGATCATCCTCGGCATCACCATTATGATGGGCTTCTACAGCTCGCTGGCCCACAGCGGGCCCAAGGCGGTGCTGGACGGGGCCGTTATCGCGCTGCTGTTGCACCGCGGGCGATGGCGTTGCTGGACATTGGCAGGGGTGGTGTACGCGTTCACGCTGTTGCTGCTGCTGGGCAATCCGTACGTGTTCGGTGTCATCGTGATGGCGGGGCTATTCAGCGCCGCGATCGGTCGCGCGACCGACCCCCTGGGCCGCACGACTGCGATCGCGGTGGCGGCGGTGGCGTACGAGATTCTGGCCGGATTCGGCATGCCGATCCGCATCCTGCTATCCACCACTGGCGACGAGCCGATCCTCTGGGGCCTGTGGTTCGCCGAGTGGCCACTGCGGGCGATCGGCGCGCTGCTCGGCGTCTGGCTGGCACTGCGGTTCCTGCGCCGGCGGACTTCGGAATCTCCCGGAGCGATTTCCGAATCAACCACTTCAACCGTTCCGATCGATGCTGCGCGTGCGTTGAAGACCCAGCCGATTGCAACCGCATACGTTAAGGGTGCGCCAGCCGCGGGCCTGCGGCTGGCGATGTCGATAGTGGCGTGCTTCCTGCCGGTGATGATCGAGTCGTGGGCCGTGCTCGGCGCGATTGCCGGCGCGTACGTCATTTATGCGTTGTGGGCCGGCCTGCGGTGGCGGGTGCTGCACACGCTGGCGGGGCTGGCGTACGGCTGGCTGGTCTTCGCGATCGCCAGTTACGCCTGGCATCGGGATCTGGATCGTTCGATCGACATGCTGCGCACGTTCGCGCTGCGATTCGCGCCGTTGGCGCTGTCGTCGGCCGTGCTGGTGACGACGGTTCGCCCGGTGGACATGGTGCGCCTGTTGCGGGCGTGCTTCGTGCCAGCGGTGGTCATCTTCCCGCTGTCGCACGTCTTCCGCGGCATCCCACAGAGCCGGCGCGAGTTTGGCCACAGCATCGCGCAGATGCGCCGCGACGGCACCTGGCGCGGCCCGCTCTCCTTGTTCCGCCGCCCCCGCGCCATTGCCCGCGGGTTGCTCGGTCCGCAGTTCCGCAGGTGGGCAGACCAACTTGCGGAGTGAATCTCAGACAGTCGGAACCCGATTGGCGTCATCCTAAAAGTACGTGGACGGATTTCTTCATCTCGCGCGAGACTGGTGTGCTGTACTGGCGATACGCCTTGCCACTGAAGTGGCAAGGCCGCGTGGGCGTGTGCGGTAACTGAATCTGAACCACGCACCCGAAGCACACCGTGTCATTGAATCGCCCCAGCCTTCTACCTTCTCCCCGAGTTCTCCCTTGCCGCCCTCCGCCGTGCAACATACGATGCGGGCTCACCTTGGCGAAGGAGCCCTTGATGTTGCGACGCGTCATTCTCAGTGGAACAGCGATGATGTTGGCGGCGTCGGTCCTCGTGGCCAAGCCGGGCGTCGTGAAGACGCCCGACGGCGCGACCTTTCAAGGCGACGTGACGACCGACGAGCGCTCGGTCACCATTACCAACAAGAGCGGCATCGAGACGAAGCTCGATCGGCGGAACGTCGCGTCGATCGAGTACCTCGCCAGCCCGGCCGAGGAATTTCAGCAGCGCATGTCGCAGCTGAAGCCCGACGACGTCGAGGGCCGCATCCAGCTGGCCCGCTGGGCCTACGACAATCGGCAGTACGCGCAAGCGCGCGACGCGCTCGACGCGGCGTTGAAGATCGACCCCAACAACCGCGACGCGACCGACCTGCTTGAAACCGTGCAACGGCAGGTGCGCCTCGAACGCAGCACCGGCAACAATGGCAATGCTGGCAACCCGGCGCCTGGCGCTGGCCAACCTGCGGCGGCGCCCGCTGGTGGGGCTGGCGGTGGCAACGCTGAACCGGCGGCCGAGGCGCCCCCGGAGCCGCCGCAGCGGGAGGGGGAAAAGTTCCTCTCGCCAGAGCAGGTCAACGCCATCCGGCAGTTCGAGTGGAACCGAAACGATACGCGCGTGCGCGCTCGCCTGAAGGGTGACGTGAAGAAGCGCTACGTCGACTACACCGCCGGCAACCTGCGCGACTTCAACGCGATGAACGTGATCGACCAGGCGTGGGAGATCTTGACCAAGGGCACGCCCGAGATGCGGAAGGACGTGGAGATTCTGACCGATCCGGCGTCGATGATGGAGTTCCGCAGGCCCAACGTGCAGGGCAAAATCCTCGCCGGCTGCGCGACCGCCGGTTGCCACGGCACCGCGGGCGCGGGTGGGTTCCAGCTTTACACCGCCGGTGACAACGAGGCGGTGGCCTACACGAACTTTTACATTCTGCAGAAGTACCGCCAGAGCGTGGACGGGGTCGAGCGGAAGATGATCGACCGCGCCAATCCCGAGAGCTCGCTGTTGATCCAGTACGGCCTGCCCGCCGATCTGGCCGAGACCGATCATCCTGCGGTCGGCACGTACAACGGCATCTTCCGCAATCGCTCGGATGCGACGTACAACGCCATCAAGAGCTGGATGGGCCAGTCGCTGGCGTTGATTCAGCCGAGCTACGGCATCGACTTCACACCCCCCAGCACGCAACCCGCCACCACGGCGCCGGCCGACGCGGGGCAGTAATGTCACCGCTGGTTCACCTGTACCTGATCGTCGCGGTGACGGTAGCCGCGTACCTGATCAGCCGGTTCGACCGTCGCCGCCACGGCCGCGTGCTGCAGCGCGTCGCCGCCGAGTTGGACATGAACTATTCGGCCGCCGATCCGTTCGGCCTGGCCATCCGCATCGCCGACCGCTTTCCGGTGCCCGGCGCGGCGCGGCTGTCGATCGGAGACCTCGTCTACGGCATCCAGGGCAACCGCTATCGCTACATCTTCACGGCCCATTACACCGTTGGCGCCGTGCGGATGAAGAAACGCGCTAGCCGGGTCGTGCTGTACTCCGAACCCGCCAACCAAGGCCCCCGCGGCACCACCGAAGGCGACATCCGCACCGCGTCGCAGGCGCTATCCTGGGCCGACCAGTACCGCGCCTTGGGCCGCTTACAGGCAG is a genomic window of Tepidisphaeraceae bacterium containing:
- a CDS encoding energy-coupling factor transporter transmembrane component T, with translation MNPSLPPSSAPRDASAVVDSSRFTRDEMRRVGTATLMLVVGGYAIILGITIMMGFYSSLAHSGPKAVLDGAVIALLLHRGRWRCWTLAGVVYAFTLLLLLGNPYVFGVIVMAGLFSAAIGRATDPLGRTTAIAVAAVAYEILAGFGMPIRILLSTTGDEPILWGLWFAEWPLRAIGALLGVWLALRFLRRRTSESPGAISESTTSTVPIDAARALKTQPIATAYVKGAPAAGLRLAMSIVACFLPVMIESWAVLGAIAGAYVIYALWAGLRWRVLHTLAGLAYGWLVFAIASYAWHRDLDRSIDMLRTFALRFAPLALSSAVLVTTVRPVDMVRLLRACFVPAVVIFPLSHVFRGIPQSRREFGHSIAQMRRDGTWRGPLSLFRRPRAIARGLLGPQFRRWADQLAE